From Hoplias malabaricus isolate fHopMal1 chromosome 11, fHopMal1.hap1, whole genome shotgun sequence, a single genomic window includes:
- the LOC136709229 gene encoding leukotriene B4 receptor 1-like produces the protein MEHLNCSFNSTSDPVLSSRQWGPFVVLGLCCVVGLPSNIAVIISIVRQWSQNISFTVKLMLNLAVSDSLTLGLAPIAMYGLLHGWTLGLLPCQILTYLTYCAMYASVLTVTLMAVHHYHTIKSKIANRVELERLQKGRRRLLIAGLWGLSIVFALPVFFTRGVEKKRNSCRCQKSITDTTGKVAFLVLEIVLGFVLPFSIILTSYWWINKTKLQGGQSVRKRKNRMRRLVISIVTAFFLLWTPVHIINMIDVGAALTKESFPAVYSELKSFRRATGDLSKTLSVINCCVNPFLYAVALGVFKKKSNNQKNRNKRRVLCTGNDRA, from the coding sequence ATGGAGCATCTCAACTGCAGCTTCAATTCCACCTCTGACCCTGTCCTCAGCTCCAGGCAGTGGGGCCCTTTCGTGGTCCTCGGCTTGTGCTGTGTGGTGGGTTTGCCCAGCAACATTGCTGTGATCATCTCCATCGTTCGTCAGTGGAGTCAGAATATAAGCTTCACCGTTAAACTGATGCTCAACCTGGCCGTTTCCGATTCTTTGACCCTTGGGTTGGCTCCCATCGCAATGTATGGACTTCTTCACGGATGGACGCTGGGCCTTTTGCCTTGCCAGATCCTAACGTACCTGACGTACTGCGCCATGTATGCCAGTGTGTTGACGGTCACTCTGATGGCTGTGCACCATTACCACACCATCAAGTCAAAAATCGCTAACCGGGTTGAGCTGGAACGACTGCAGAAGGGCCGAAGGCGCTTGTTGATAGCTGGACTCTGGGGCTTATCAATCGTCTTTGCTCTGCCCGTTTTCTTCACACGAGGTGTTGAGAAGAAGAGGAATTCCTGTAGGTGCCAGAAGAGCATAACAGACACCACTGGAAAAGTTGCATTTCTGGTGCTGGAAATCGTACTGGGATTTGTGCTTCCTTTCTCCATCATACTGACCTCTTACTGGTGGATCAACAAGACAAAGCTTCAAGGAGGACAGAGCGTTAGAAAACGTAAGAACAGGATGAGGAGGCTCGTAATCAGCATTGTCACGGCTTTCTTTCTCTTATGGACCCCTGTGCATATCATCAATATGATCGACGTTGGTGCGGCCCTGACTAAAGAGTCTTTCCCAGCCGTCTACAGTGAGCTGAAATCTTTCCGTAGAGCAACCGGAGACTTGAGTAAGACTCTGTCGGTGATTAACTGCTGCGTGAACCCTTTTCTGTATGCTGTGGCATTAGGGGTCTTCAAGAAAAAGAGCAATAACCAAAAAAATAGAAACAAGAGAAGAGTTCTCTGCACCGGTAACGACAGGGCTTAG